Proteins encoded together in one Ictidomys tridecemlineatus isolate mIctTri1 chromosome 3, mIctTri1.hap1, whole genome shotgun sequence window:
- the Iqcf6 gene encoding IQ domain-containing protein F6 yields the protein MDTEETVNEALPEEKCLVDNEQFLKLEKAAIKIQSWWRGNMVRRTLLHAALRAWVIQCWWRSMQAKMLEQRRRLALKLYTCQEWAVVKVQAQVRMWQARRRFLQARQAACIIQSHWRWHASQTRGLIRGRYEVRASRLELDIEILMT from the exons ATGGACACAGAAGAAACTGTGAATGAGGCCCTTCCAGAAGAGAAGTGCCTAGTAGATAACGAGCAGTTTCTAAAG TTAGAGAAGGCAGCCATAAAGATTCAGTCATGGTGGCGTGGCAACATGGTGCGCCGGACACTACTGCATGCAGCACTCAGGGCCTGGGTCATCCAGTGCTGGTGGAGGTCGATGCAGGCCAAGATGCTGGAACAAAGACGGCGCCTGGCACTAAAACTCTACACCTGCCAGGAGTGGGCAGTGGTGAAGGTGCAGGCACAGGTTCGAATGTGGCAGGCCCGCAGACGCTTCCTCCAGGCGCGCCAAGCAGCTTGCATCATCCAGTCTCACTGGCGCTGGCATGCCAGCCAAACCCGGGGCCTGATCCGGGGCCGCTATGAGGTCAGAGCCAGCCGGCTGGAGCTCGACATCGAAATCCTCATGACCTAG